From Coturnix japonica isolate 7356 chromosome 3, Coturnix japonica 2.1, whole genome shotgun sequence, the proteins below share one genomic window:
- the CLN8 gene encoding protein CLN8 isoform X2: MRAGCMAPVLLGVVVARVAAGRAGLGAPGRPVGAARRPSSPGAGEGRAAIARSGGAEPGSSIPVFGMTVPNCSRAEVVTGMKMEKKEFMVAGPHNSGG; the protein is encoded by the exons ATGCGCGCTGGGTGCATGGCGCCGGTGTTGCTGGGGGTGGTTGTTGCGAGAGTCgctgcgggccgggccgggctgggcGCTCCCGGGAGGCCTGTGGGGGCGGCTCGCCGCCCGAGCAGCCCCGGAGCCGGGGAAGGCCGGGCTGCCATCGCAAGGAGCGGCGGGGCTGAGCCAG GCTCATCTATACCTGTCTTTGGAATGACTGTGCCCaattgcagcagagctgaagttgTAACTGGAATGAAA atggaaaaaaaagagttcatGGTTGCTGGTCCGCATAATAGCGGAGGCTGA